acacacaggggcACTGACACATTGCcagcctgcccagctgtgcccagacaTGAGCCCAGACGCACTGAGCCCAGCACACGGGCACAGGCACACGCGCACGGGGCTTGCACACAAgtgccctgccctgagcacagccatcCCCGTGGAGGCCAGAGGCTCTCAGGGGCTGTTCCCACGAGTGCACAAGCACAGGGATGTGCAGACACTCGCACACACTGGGGCACAGCCACACTGCCACACTCACTGTAGTGGGGAGCAGATGGGGCAGAGGCCACAGGAAGGGATGGGACTGAGGGGATGCAGGGGAGCTGCCAGCCAGAGCAGCTTCAGGGCACTCCAAGTAGCAGAACTGAAGCTCTGGCAGCAGCGCTACCAGAGCATCAAGAAttttgcagggagaggaggagggcaaGGCGGTTTCATTAAGAAGACAAGTCACATAGTGGGTCCCTTGGGAGGGCTGTGAGCTGAGGAGGCCCTTGCAGTCAGCAGGAATTATAAAAAGCTGGCAGCATTAGAAACCTCTACCAGAGTGCCCCAGGCTGGCATCACCTGCCAAGCTTTGGTTCCGTTGTGCACTTAGTTCATGTCTCTAACACACACTGACACATCCTTGACCCCAGGAAATATGGAATATTACATGTCAGCATTCCGAAGAAGTGTCTGTGAGGGAATGGGAATGATGTAGGCCAGGAAATGCAGAGTCAATGTagagaaaaaatccaaatcatGCCATGCCATTCCCAGAGGCCTTTCCATTCATTTGGGATCATGCAGGAATAGCATCATTTATGCAGCATGAACTCTGGGCCCTGAGGCACAGTGGGGCCAGGATAAAAGGCAGCCAAACAGGGGACTCTCTCAACCACTTCTGTCACCTCCTTCTCCTTGGGAACCAGGTGAGTTGCAGGCCCCTTTCTCCTCCACACTCTCTAGGACAGCACTCAGCTTTCCAAGCCTTGTTGCTGCTCCTTGTTCTTCTGGCAGGGTTCTGcaatggtggtggtggtgtgggcAGAGGGCAGACCGTGTGTTCTGGCCAGAggctgaggctgggctgggacgCTGATTTCCATGCAGGTTATGCAGGAGCATGGCTGGGCCTGGCTGAGCTCAGAAGGACCGTGCTGGGCTCAGGCAAAGGATCCCCAGGttggggctgcagagcctggagctgtgcaggcagcaggggccGTGTCTTGCCGGGGGTGCCTTGCGGGCTGTGTCTCAGGTGTGCGTGtgctctgcttcctccctgccctctgtgccaggTGCAGCGCCAGGCTCCAGCCATGTCCTGCTCTGAGAAGTGCCAGCAGTGCCGGCCCTGTGACCCTTGCTGCCAGCCTTGTGGCCCCTGCCcgctggccagcagctgcactgagaGCCTTGACTAGGAGAACATTCATCCTATTGTGAAAAACAGGggataaaaacccaaaacactaAAATGCCTTCACTCTGACCCcacctctctttctctcttttctacTTCTCCTTTATTCCTGATTCTTCTATTTCCCTCACCCTTAAGCAGATCAGTGGGATGCAGAATGGGGGGGTTGCAGCTGGCACACAACAGTTTCTTTCTGTGCAATAATGCTGGACCTGCATGAGAAAATGCAGCAGTATTCTATGAGTTTGTCCTAAGTCACATTTCCTTGCTTTCAAGACACAATTGTTAGGCCCtgagattttggtttttttgggggaaatATAGAAAACCTGGGCTTGAAAACCCAAAGAGTTTGACTCAAAGTTGTAGACTCCTCTAGAAGAACTCTCATACATCTCGCAGCAATACATGAACATGGTGCCTTCGGTTCAATACATTCTTGTAGGAAGGTCTCAACCATTGCCTCAGCACCAGGTTGCTGAACTGTCAAATTGCATCTTGCATTGGCCCTGACATGAGGAGGCTGTGCCCCATCCTTGTCAGCAGTAACACTGCACCAGGAGGGATTGAGTCAGAGATGAAAGCCTGCTGAGGCCAGCAGGGTTTATtggcctttttttcctgaacataAAGCAAGAAAGGAAGGGTGCAGAAGGCTATGTTTGAATTTGCTGGACACTTCTCTGCAAGGTCAAAGCTGCATCATTTAGCTGTAAATTGGCCCTTTCTACATGTGCAACTGGCAACATTTTGGGGCTCAAGGACACACAAGGAGAGAGTCCCTTGGCCATGACCTGCACATGCTCTCAGGATGAGGGTTCTTGAGCTTAGACTAACACATGTGTGCTTACATATATTTGCATGGAcctaaacaaaagaaacaaaaagaaacagaaatctcTGCACTCATATAAGGCCAAGAAACATCAGCATCTAGGAAATCTGCTGTGGAGATACATCATGTCCCCTCACAGGGGAGGCCTTGGGCATAGTGAAACACAAGAGCAGTGACCATTTCCTGACAACTTGGATGAAAACAAACTCACAGGAATGACACAGGTTCATGTCATCTGTCTACATGGGATGCCACGGGCCCTTGATCGGAGACTTCTGCCTGTACTTTGTTCCCTGGAAATCATTGAACCTCTCATCTCAGCACTTACAGAATGAGACCTTCATATAGGAAAGCATGCGGAATTAGCCAGGAAATGAAAAGGCAGACGTGCAGGAAAGCAGGACACAGCCCCTACCATTAGCTGGGATGGTGCACATTTGACATCAACTGGTCAGAAAATTATCACTTCCACTAAGGTGCCTCTGGgcctgaggcagggctggaCTGCTATAAAAGGCAGCCCAAGTCTCTGCTCTCTCATCCACTTctctcacctccttctcctcaggaatCAGGTGAGTGTGAACCCTCTTCTCCTTCTcatccttctgctcctgctgcttcaaGAGCTGCTCTTTCATGACTGTAGGTCTCAGCTGTCgtagcacagggctgggagctgcttgtgctgggagagggcaggggagagaaggtCTTGAGCAgacagagagaggctgggacTTGGCTGAAGTGGCTCCTGGGCTCTGCGCTGGGCAGTGCAGTGTGGGCCAGCAGTGCCTTGGCTGCAGGGAGTTTGGGTGCAGTGCTGCTTCTCATGTGACTTCACTTTCTGCTTctgcctgctctctgctccaggtGCACCTGTGACCCAAAGCCATGTCCTGCTGCAAGCCCTGTGACccttgctgccagccctgtggcccCTGCCcgctggccagcagctgcaatgagtgctgtgtcaggcagtgccagagctccCACGTCATCATTGAGCcgcctgctgtgctggtgaccctgcccggccccatcctcagctcctccccacaGAACACCGCCGTGggatcctccacctctgctgctgttggcaacATCCTCAGCTGTGGCGGAGTGCccatcagctctgggggctTTGACATCTCCTGCATCACCAACTGCTATGGTGGCAACAGATGTCGTCCCTGCTAGAGATGCTGGCAGCATCCATGGGCAAGAACCTCCAAGACCTCAGAACATGGTTTTGGCCAGGAGATAGAGCTTTGGACCCCCATTTTCTACTTCtactttcctctccttttatGTCCCTCTCTCCCCAGTCTGGTCCAGTATGGACCTGTCacccttccttcctctgcagggCAGTCCAAAGAGCACCACATGGGAGCTCCATCTTagtggctgctcctggtgctctctgTGAGccatctccttttcttccttgaacTTATTAAAATTGTGCGGCATTCAAGCCTCGGTCTCTGAGTCGTCTGTTGTTCTGTGGCAACTCCTCCAGTCTGCTCaggaaaaagatggagaaagCAATGTGTGGGGCTCGCTGCTGTGGATTTTACTTTGTGCCCTTTTTCCCTTGGAGCTGATGAAGAACATCCCGGGCTACCTGGCAGCCAAAGGCCATCATGGAGACTTTTGCTCCAAAGGAGTGGGGATGGGAAACAAcaacacctggggacacctgagcCCACAACCTCATctcttcctgtccttccttcaTTTCCTGGCCTAGGGTCTGTGCCCAGCACACCTGGCAACAAGCAGAGGAGATCCAAACCTCACACAGTCCCTCAGCACTTGGCagggcccagctgctgcccagacaTGCAGGGATGAGGTGAGTCACTAGCTGGGATTGGTAGCACACTCAATCTGTGCCATGGAGTCCCCGTCCCTGTGAACCCAACACCTCCAAAAGGATctaaggttttgttttgggagtCCATCTTCCCTGTTTAAATGACTTGTGGCTTCACTGCTAATGCCAACATGTAGGAATGTTTTCAGCTGTACTTGAATATTTCTGGTTAGTCCTTGGCCTTCAGCCCCACGCAATGCTCCAAATATCATTCCCTGAGTCTCCATGTTCTCCTGGGCACAGAAAATGAGCTGCTGAAGGCATTACTGGGCCAAATACCAGCTCAGGttcaaaatattctttgatTAATGTGATGTTCCACATATGCTGCTCCTGCCTAGATCTTTAGGCAGAGACACCATCTTTGTCCATCTAGCAGGCTGCTGGCACACCTTGCTCTGTCCCAAAACCAAGGCTTCACCTGCTCCTAGTGAGACCTGTTGCCCAAGCACCGGTCTCAATTGCCAGAACCAAACCATCTCCAGTTCCACTtcactgtgtgtgtgacactcaTGGGTAAGCCCTCCACACAGCCCCTTTTGGGACccacaacattaaaaaaaaagactataagCTACTAGAGAGTATCCAAAGTAAGCCATGAGGATGGGAAAGGGTCTAGAGTGGcatatgaggagtggctgaggtcacttggccCATTCAGCCAGGAGAAGATGAGACTGAGCTCAGACTTCACTAtgatctttaacatcctccagaggagcaggagagaggcaaCAACCAAACTCTTCACTCTCATGATGAGTGAAAAGACTTGAGAAAATGGCTGGAGCTGAGTTgagggaggtttaggttggatatcagggaaaggttctttaCCCAGAGGGTATTTGGGggttgagcactggaacaggctcccctgGGAAATGGTCTCtgcaccaaacctgacagagctcaagaagtgtttggacaacactctcaggtaCTTGGTGGGAGTCTTGGGGTGTCCTGCGCAGGGCCAGGTGTTAGCCTTGATGCTCATGATGcgtcccttccaacacagcaTCTCCTGTGATTCTAGGTGTCTGTGATCGTGCTGAGAAAGTCTCAGTCCTCTTGGAAGAGCCCATTTAATGACTAAAATACTGTGATAAGGTCATCCAAAAGCCTCCAGTTCTCCTGGGAAAAAAGACTCtattccttccttctttctcttagAGGTTagggttttggggattttttctctAGAGGAATTTTGTTCCCATTTGGTGCCAGGGAGATAATGGCCAGCGATCAAGGGACTAAAGACGTGACTAAGTGCCTTGGCATACTATCAGAACTGTTCTGGAGGTGGGAGGTAGGAAAGGATTGGGGGGAGGTGGGTCGGGAAATGAAGCGTTGTGGTTTTTGGCAGTTTTTCAGCTGGGGATAGTTCCATCCTTGCCAggatgggagcagagatggTCATGTGGTGCTTCTTTGCCTTGGACCTCTCTTGcgctgttatttttttcagcaatgcCATGGAGCTCTTCCCACTGCCACCTTGTGAGCCTGTTTGCTTGCAAGAGAGGAACGCCAAGAGACCAACATGGTCCACTTGGATTCCTGGAGGGAGTCATCCCTTCCCGCCTCCTCCCCTGGAGCCACCCTGTGAAAGGTTACCTGGAGCTAGAGCAACACTCTCACCAGACCTTTTCTCTGCAGAGTAGTGCGACATTGCTGCCTCCCTTCCCAGCGTGTAGCAGCTGCCAATAACAGGGCCAAAGACCCATCGCTGCTCACGTAGCTGCCAGGGGGAGTCAAcccttcttccctctccctcatCTGAGCTACCATCACAGCCAGGGAGGTCCCGATCTTGCATTGGAGcacccctggagctgggaaggagcctCTGCAGCCACGACAGGAGCCAAAAGCACCCCGTGCTGTGATCATAACTACACCAAAGGGAAAGCGCTTGACGGCTAGGAAAAGACTATTACTgggtttttcatttttgtttgtgttgctgctgttgttgttgctggTCTGTCTTGTTATGTGTGTGagtttatatacatatataatataataaagaactgctttccttttcccatagcTATGCCTGAAAACTCcgtaatttcaaaattataataatttggagagaGGGTGtcatttttctatttcaagAAGATTCCCACTTTCCTTGGCAAACACCTGTCTTTTAAACCAGGACACTTTCCTTGGGTCATGTTCTTCAGCCCTTTGATCATGTTTGAGACACACAACAGGGTGGGAGTGGCTGCTGGATCAGGATCAGTGAAGGTCACATCAGGGGACTTGGATTAAGTCATGCCTTTGCTGGTGCAGAAGGG
This sequence is a window from Hirundo rustica isolate bHirRus1 chromosome 27, bHirRus1.pri.v3, whole genome shotgun sequence. Protein-coding genes within it:
- the LOC120763848 gene encoding feather keratin Cos2-2-like: MSCSEKCQQCQPCDPCCQPCGPCPLASSCNECCVRQCQSSHVIIEPPAVLVTLPGPILSSSPQNTAVGSSTSAAVGNILSCGGVPISSGGFDISCITNCYGGNRCRPC